The region ttTGATAGTAAATTAGCAGCTTTTTCGTCAGATTGGCATGGGGAATATGCACTATTTTGATCCAATATGTCTTCCAATTTCCatatttaaataacaaaaatatacaaaagacATTTTTGTATATGTCTACATTTGTCATGCTAagtttcaaaaatattttccaAGTCTGTATATTTACTATCAGAGTTGTGTTGGTTTTTTTCTACACAATTTTATGTcatcaaaataaatgacaactctgtttttattgtaatttactATCAgagttctgttgtttttttttctacacaatTTTATGTCATGACAACTCTGTATATTTGTCTCatccctttttctctctgtagcaCAACCGCTTTGTGTCTGACAGCAAAGACAAAGAACCTGATGTCCTCTTTGTTGGAGACTCTCTTATTCAGCTCATGCACCAGTTTGGGGTAAAACACAAGTCACACACTTTCCTTGTGTCTCATAATCATCTATGCACGCTTTCAAACAGTGTGAACTTAACGTTTTCAACACGCTGACACTTTGTTTGTGGTTTGTCTGCAGATATGGCGGCAGCTGTTCTCGCCTCTCCATGCCCTCAACTTTGGGGTGGGTGGTGATGCTACGCAACATGTGCTGTGGAGACTGAGCAACGGCGAGCTCGATAACATCAGCCCAAAGGTCCATATCACTGCCAAAAATAGGGAACATGATCATGCTTGTTATTGTGCTAACATCCAAATGCCCGGTATATCGACCCTAAACTATCAATGACATGTCCTCAGTCACGCATCACTTTCTCTTTTGTCGTTTTAGGTTGTAGTGCTGTGGGTAGGCACTAACAATCACGGTCAGATTGCTGAACAGATCTGTGGAGGCATCATGGCTATTATCCAAGTCATCAAGAACAAGCTCCCCCATGCCCGGACGCTTGTACTTGTAGGTTTATTTTCTGATGCATTCCTTAAAGGAAGTGTTAAACTACTCACCTGCATGTctgttaaaaatgacaaatgaagCATCAAGCTGCACAGTGATGTCACCCCTTTTAGTTCCATCTCAGCTTTGTGAGATTAGGTAAACAATAGATTATTGGACTGTGTGAACTGTTTGGAGATATGCTATTTTAACACTCATACATCTGTTTTCCAGGGTATACTGCCCAGAGGGAAATCGCCAAACCCTCTGCGGGAGCGAAATGCCAAGGTGAACATGCTGGTCCAAGAAGCCGTATCGTCCCTCCCCCACGCCTCTTTCCTCAACGTGGACCCAGGCTTCGTCCACACCAACGGTAGCATCTCCCATCAGGACATGTACGACTACCTTCACCTGACCCCTAAGGGCTACCAGGCTGTGTGCGACCCTCTGCACGCCCATCTCAAGTCCATGCTAGATAAGCCTGCAGAAAACTGAGCAGCCAGGGCACAAACTTACACTACCACAGTGGTCCTCATCCCTGTTTCCAGAGAGCATCAGCTTATTAACACCTTGAATGATGGATAGAATCAATTATTTGGGGCTAAAAGCTGCACAAATTATTTGTGTAACTCCTCTTCATGGCTAGGGTTGGTGACCACTGTTACAGATAATGGGACcatacattttgtttgtgtttatgataCAGAAATTAAATTTGCTGTACTATAGAGACAAAGTCTTGCCTCAGTTCCCGGTAATCATCTGTTCCGCTAGCTTTTGGTTCTCCAAGTGTTTTTCCATAGAaggatttttttcatttctctgcCACATGATACAAACGATGAATATGATATGGGGAACTCCCTGTCTGTCATCCATGGGGACCAGAGCCAGACAGTGAAGTGACATCTGAAGGGATGACACTGGAAGACACagttatacataaataaatccaGATGTCTAGTAGTTATGaataaagattttaaaaagatgCAGCAACTTTTTACAAATGAAGATATACTGTAGGTTAAAAACTGTAGTTGCTGCACCTCcattaaaaactttatttagaaCTGTGCCCCAGATCTCACCCTTTCACCTACAGCCCTCATGAGACTATCAAATCCTAGTTTACGGACAGATATGTGATATATGACCCTATCTATGACAAAAACACTGTCTGCCTGAGGCTAATGGAACAGGAACTAGTGAAAAGAGTGAGACTTTGTCTCTTTAGGTGCCAGGATACGTCTGGTAAAAACAATATGAGATACAAGAACTGCCCTTACCAGGAAAATGCTGTAATTCATCATTTTGGTTTCTCAGTTTCACTAAGTTACATTTATTTGGCAATAGCTTTATTTACTCTGTTGTGATGTCTGGTGTCTTTTGTATATGTTAATTTGAATGACCAAATGTTTTTTGATTGACCATACCTGTTTACTTGCCTTTTATTATGTCACATGTCTCATTAATGTCCTCGTACCTTTTTGCTTCACCTATAGTAACAGCAACAGATATTGACGCGAGAGGCTGTTTCGTTGCAACCATAGACGTATTTGAGTAGGTTGTGAAGTTGTATAGATATATCTCAAGTTGCTTGTGCTTCAAGTTTAATCTCATCTGCAACATACATAATGGCCAATCAGACCATTTAAAAAGGCTTTACTTCACACTAAAATGCTTCTGAGCCTCTTATATAAGGATTGTGCTACAGAACTTGAATTATGCTTCAGGATGGCTGATTGTGTACGTGATGAAAGAATgcattaaatatgaaaaatggtTTCAGTGTCCCGTGATTGATTGATCAGATCTGCGTGCTGCTACTGAGTAAGAGATTGCAACATTTTTATGCCTCAAGATAGATCACTAACCAGCAGGTTTGTTATGAGTACCCAGATTAGAGTCCGCAAGAAATGTTTTGCTTTTGGTTGACTGGTTTTATTACGGTCTCAGACATGGTTGTGAGCAGAGAGCTGCATTTCTGTAACTTGAGGAAGGTGAACAAGTCTCGCTTTGCCCCTCCAACAGTCATCGCCCATAATTCAATACCTCATACTTAAAATGCTGTCCTTGTCTAGATTGTAGCAATGATGTTAATGTGACAGTTAGTGGCGTATCAATTGCAGTAGTGTTGAAAGGACTGATAACAAGCTCTCATAATTGTGATTGATTGTTCGCCTAGCTGCTCAGCATGGGATTTATAATTCACAATATGTGCTATACTCCAACCACCAACCAAGTTAGAAGAGCTTAAACATCCTTTTTGACATCTCATTTTCCTCCCATGTAACAGATGCATACTGAAGACAGAATTTGATCTCAGCTTGGATCAGTGTGACAAAGCATATAACTCAATATGTGTATGTGACATACTTAACCATTTAAAGTAAGATATAATACAAGTTTCACTTGAAACTTAAAAACATGGGCACATCTGGCACCCAGAAGTTCTTGTAGTGCAGGTCAGTATGTGGGTCCTTCACTTTCTCACGACAATGAGCCATTACTCAAAACCACAATCCGTTTTTTTGGCAAAAGTACAATTTCCTTGTTATTCACAATCACCCACTGTGAAAGGTGCCGGTTGGGTAATCTTCATGCTTCATATAACTGGCAGTGGTTGAATGTGTAACGGCTAACATTTCAGACATCCACACCATCCTTTATAAAGAACCAGAACAACAACCATTTCATTTTCTTGCTGGGACTGAAACTTGGGCACATGCAGGATTACTTTACCTGGACTGGCTTAACTACAACATGGGATCAAGGATGTTTTTGCTGTTGGTTCTTGCACTGCTTGTATTTACTGATCACGGCCAAGGTATGGTATACTTTATCAGAATGAGACAAGTTTTAAAAGTGAGTTTACATCCTGTGCAGTTTTATTCTGTGATTTTCCGTttttcgtttttcatttttcaaaggTGTTCCTGAGACGCATGAAAAATCCTTGGTTGTCAGCGCATTCACTGATGGTATGTGAGATTAatgtttaaaacacattttccatgAGTGGttcatttaaaacagcagtgggtagaattggagcaaatatgattatacaAAAACgtacttttataaaacggtcactatatcctgacagtagtgcgagacaggtaatctgaaaaaaaaaatcatgtgcctctgtgtcttccggtgctcctaatggtatctgcaagatttcacagaccggaggaaaacaacttttcagagccgagctggagtccgCCGTCCAGCTaccgttttcagaaacatcttgtagtgtactgtttacctgtaaaatgagaaactttgtgactcggcagccatgctgagatcagttgagggaaTACCAGGCACCGCCCATCagtcggagcaaactttctcataatatatttgatcagcgctgcctaatttgaccgtttgattggagttcgcaagtgattttttttaaagcctgaaaacagagccatgaggaggtgcagaagtctagttttctctcagagcacttgaattacaatattctgaaaggttattatggattttttccccaatgatgccaaaaatattctgcctactgcagctttaatatttaTTGAGCTGTTGTATTTTGCATTACTTGATTCAAtcaaattattatcattaatcttatttttattaagtTTCATATCTATTGTGTCGTAGCCTCTGCTGTTGGAGAACAGCTGACAACTACAAAACCAATCAGCATCCCAAGACATCACAACAGGCTGTGTAACTGTAAAGGTGAAAGCAGCATAATCAAGGATACAGTGAATGAAATACACATCTAG is a window of Sebastes umbrosus isolate fSebUmb1 chromosome 11, fSebUmb1.pri, whole genome shotgun sequence DNA encoding:
- the pafah1b3 gene encoding platelet-activating factor acetylhydrolase IB subunit gamma, which encodes MSAEDSNPAATPTPCEDSQGDGRWMSLHNRFVSDSKDKEPDVLFVGDSLIQLMHQFGIWRQLFSPLHALNFGVGGDATQHVLWRLSNGELDNISPKVVVLWVGTNNHGQIAEQICGGIMAIIQVIKNKLPHARTLVLGILPRGKSPNPLRERNAKVNMLVQEAVSSLPHASFLNVDPGFVHTNGSISHQDMYDYLHLTPKGYQAVCDPLHAHLKSMLDKPAEN